One genomic region from Athalia rosae chromosome 3, iyAthRosa1.1, whole genome shotgun sequence encodes:
- the LOC105683186 gene encoding uncharacterized protein LOC105683186 isoform X1 — translation MLAPPVAQGAGGRPVVGGAGAGAGSLGTRGQQSVGPATALWPLTPTQPSASPGGQSQGTPPLSTTPAPAHGQGVSRYGLYSLFPGSNPGSYVATTPTTPGPSPTRAYHATTHKVSESVFSAAVGVGVGVGGYTWGAPTPPPGSPYSPVPAVTQLELLAKNLANLAPPAQQALSLQGVGVNVGSLHHTQHTQHTQHTQHTLNLAGLHHLHHGGIHQSTFSPQLSLVAGNAPTLTINSFSSPNSNGNVVPTSGVLLQEYQSPISSNTSCQTSLSSSSATVNGSTTSTSAMVIQGTTYQGITTKRREAFLPSQGQPIKLENKSRQPPCVCRNTNGKTKIVHSDAGCSRTLPVVSSWNGQDNIASNCNGVSAMNSSSTIVKREPLTSVPCQVAEVSTSLHATTTAVKIEPVPPKSENGIVVSTNSGGGIPVGIAVARQRLQHQETSSSSSTRNVSLSHHTSHHASYHHFQPDTMGGTAAMTVGGTTLVHCGGAGEDRPSHLTIPSATLPSGLNAALNSTLNSTLGSLGAAATTATTWPHTFWQYPTAAMPMDPVGFPQMGIGGLQSGLQLVRDPTTGHLLLIHAAAEQVQQAVVWPNYPGNTGGSVGPPPLLLPPPPPPSLQLLSDISGARLVLTDNKRKQQNNLPIVKIEADCSNSPTTIITSAESTKALQTVTSMSGALIPDTPLVTTLHYYPHAPALVQISQAEPAHCRSQATSPVSCLTPPPESTTIHAIEAPEVTPIGVQDASNQTDGPEVEEDAQTIETISVKQEHMSPCSQMHSGATGDSKNLTNFETVSSPEKFTGLVRITNVVGKVEKSDNANVTPSEDNGRYPRSNSPTKEPRSITSVDRTIEHVVNCHAQQEERMEVRSGPKIIEITEENCDSFHENLEFFSRRRDTDHTANKSNVDTPRHPMVDMEKKEKIRGVSINEVQTKLEVVEPEVCRGEETRIEKTTAGEAVVNVSNKVFDSSSSQRPVIVKTFAEKNFDPSNTQNCLPSSNHATNLQTNGEVPTKSFDMPSIDYEEQTSCERVVVKLERDEKLSDCIYTQKSQANVQTGEKSYKCPDKGRYSVEKLHPGIENVVEKLKKNAAALQDVRNGEDEVRKVVNKQINAEQNRVWKVENCSQKIERMNGCDGEKQALKSENLTKNGFENREVPENLVTAKSPVSKKLNTKKLENNSYNSPKKNYVFNNYTLNNNFEERSSPVKPKPMSQNPTVPKTEGVTPSQRVYDPDKEYVSKLTTLKNGEAKAAAAILASKQLSSAENVNSNASKSKPMVDLSGLELLSNSIEQFEHLKPDAQNGVKNNTAEVSKSPTKLKPVTPQSESNNNNVDSPLGLLCALAEQRFMEEVVQGGEEEPKKQQAGFDNSEEISRAGRVLLNLGKINPEVRQLRGEKRKHSKDENLESPKKLRLDNDSVTVVDESPKSSLQLLQITDNFTHGNKRQMLDQKDKWIEFKEKTRRQIDFSERNGIALNSGKKDARTDCSADRKDLQSNEKIGRTDLRLNQQQPVTTANVKVENGHRVHPEYKKKYEYYLHDCKDYFAQSIINYRANEFATDSEGEHSATENADVVFQSGAELKIKRASLFDKGGSERLNPEKEESADSHHKYRSLNADAEAKKFVARKGHTDGDTDWPNMDAMELDMRVRLADIQRKYKEKQKELSKLSPKKDDKKGPGRPRKKSHSSSSECGTNFSSHPNQEGVDCPQKSPIRSSPEVVTPPLTSTVVGMPRCNVNLVKLGEPRSHIKLLDSIPSIPIPVPPVASPITVLPTSTILQQQDDDDMKSVTRLEYDTSSPAPTVTGLSSASKKRKVGRPRKLMCASGSVRHLTETIVAKKPKSKGSLVGYLLAAKNRHLQNKFVNKTGYTPLPFKTGISASKVGPKAQQKNSKHLAKSKTKPVKQTPLHNKSVISSIIAEKEKFSSNAKLEKQGSRIKPKLKAEVKLKTWDDEERGEWNNLLENVPPVEIAAPMVPVDLESAERETTEISVVEKCGERDKEKHEKSKKKKRKSCSSSPKRRKSGERDSKDSKRRKSIECKECKEHAKVAKTDKADKMEKLDNVINRCKLTAAHLAIDQLRVLTAMGGLFYAGRLSAVQAPDVYAITLDGERGNRPHIHPREEILRDAIVEVCPSSTSEIPPGTRLCAYWSQQYRCLYPGTSVEPSEPDPELDEKFVSVEFDDGDSGRIALDDIRLLQPDYPVVEYDPNPLLTLGKRRRQTSLSTEEKRSSTGSQPPIASPDAKSSASSKTEEGDSKLAEDHREKKRMKKRRRDKLKRLQEAQEGKKKHRKHKCCDEHRKHKHRKHRKHRHRHSHHSSHSSHSEGSHHSGGESCSGQKSEEESSSKPEAKESEPEVQIEAEKPLEIEETEVEQEVEEEEVTVKENKQDKTKKGDKKAKSRERQESVESRSKMAAFLPARQLWGWSGKGYRRPGAKGRAKKQFFKAIKRGSETIEIGDSAVFLSTGRPDRPYIGRIKSMWETSSSNMIVKVKWFYHPEETVGCPTNLKYPGALFESPHTDENDVQTISHKCEVLPLDQYVEKLSKEPHRYLTIYDNNDIYYLAGYYDPTTYLLNMQPGVV, via the exons gCGTCAGTCGTTATGGATTATATTCGTTATTTCCTGGGAGTAATCCCGGAAGTTACGTGGCAACGACTCCGACTACACCGGGTCCATCGCCCACCAGAGCATACCACGCCACGACTCACAAGG TTTCAGAGAGCGTATTTTCCGCAGCGGTCGGCGTCGGTGTCGGCGTCGGTGGTTACACCTGGGGCGCTCCCACGCCACCTCCGGGATCTCCTTACAGTCCCGTACCAGCGGTGACACAGCTAGAACTTTTGGCAAAGAACCTTGCCAACCTGGCGCCTCCCGCGCAACAAGCTCTCAGTCTTCAGGGGGTCGGGGTTAACGTTGGAAGTTTACATCACACTCAACACACTCAACACACCCAGCACACTCAGCACACCCTCAATCTGGCCGGACTCCATCATCTCCATCACG GAGGTATTCATCAGAGCACCTTCTCGCCGCAGCTGTCTCTGGTGGCCGGCAACGCGCCCACGTTGACTATAAATAGTTTTTCGTCGCCAAATTCGAACGGCAACGTCGTACCGACTAGCGGAGTCCTTCTTCAGGAGTATCAGTCGCCGATTTCGTCAAACACCAGCTGTCAAACGTCACTGAGTTCGTCCTCCGCCACCGTTAACGGCTCGACGACGAGCACGAGTGCCATGGTGATCCAGGGAACCACCTACCAAGGCATCACCACCAAACGAAGGGAGGCCTTTTTACCCAGTCAAGGACAGCCGATCAAGCTCGAAAATAAAAGCAGACAACCGCCGTGCGTCTGCAGGAATACCAATG gAAAGACGAAAATCGTTCATTCCGACGCCGGTTGTAGCAGAACTTTGCCGGTCGTATCGTCGTGGAACGGTCAAGATAATATTGCGTCGAATTGCAACGGTGTCAGTGCGATGAACTCGAGCTCAACTATCGTAAAGAGAGAACCTTTGACCTCCGTACCCTGCCAGGTCGCCGAGGTATCAACTTCCCTTCACGCCACAACAACCGCGGTGAAAATAGAACCAGTTCCACCCAAGTCGGAAAACG GTATCGTGGTGTCGACGAATTCCGGGGGTGGTATTCCTGTGGGTATAGCGGTGGCGCGTCAGAGGTTGCAACACCAGGAAACTAGTTCTTCGTCGTCTACTAGAAACGTGTCCTTGAGTCATCACACGTCACACCACGCCAGCTATCATCACTTTCAACCAGACACTATGG GAGGTACAGCGGCCATGACAGTAGGCGGGACAACACTGGTGCACTGTGGGGGAGCAGGGGAAGATCGACCGTCCCACCTGACCATACCCTCGGCGACACTTCCGTCGGGGTTAAACGCCGCCCTGAATTCAACCCTGAATTCAACCCTCGGAAGCCTCGGGGCTGCGGCAACTACGGCCACTACTTGGCCCCACACTTTTTGGCAGTATCCAACCGCAG CGATGCCGATGGATCCTGTGGGCTTTCCCCAAATGGGAATTGGAGGTCTTCAAAGCGGTCTTCAGCTAGTCAGAGACCCTACGACCGGTCATCTACTTCTTATACACGCCGCAG CAGAACAAGTACAACAGGCCGTTGTGTGGCCTAACTATCCCGGTAACACCGGAGGTAGCGTTGGTCCACCGCCACTTTTATTGCCTCCTCCGCCACCCCCGTCACTTCAACTCCTGAGCGATATTAGCGGGGCGCGTCTCGTTCTCACGGACAACAAGAGGAAGCAACAAAATAATTTACCCATCGTTAAAATCGAGGCCGATTGCAGCAACAGCCCCACCACTATAATAA CCTCAGCGGAATCGACGAAGGCACTGCAAACTGTTACTTCCATGTCGGGGGCCTTGATTCCGGACACACCACTTGTTACCACGCTTCATTATTATCCGCATGCACCGGCTCTGGTCCAGATCAGTCAGGCGGAACCTGCTCATTGCAGGTCGCAG gCGACTTCCCCGGTATCTTGCCTGACACCACCCCCGGAATCTACTACGATCCACGCTATCGAGGCGCCCGAAGTGACGCCGATCGGGGTCCAGGACGCGTCGAACCAAACGGACGGTCCCGAGGTGGAGGAAGACGCGCAAACGATAGAAACGATATCCGTTAAACAGGAGCACATGAGCCCGTGCAGTCAAATGCACAGCGGCGCTACCGGCGACAGTAAAAATCTGACGAATTTCGAGACAGTTTCGTCACCCGAAAAGTTCACCGGTTTGGTCAGGATAACGAACGTTGTCGGAAAGGTGGAAAAATCGGATAACGCGAACGTCACCCCGTCGGAGGATAACGGCAGGTATCCGCGATCTAACAGTCCCACGAAAGAGCCCAGAAGTATAACGTCCGTCGATAGGACTATCGAGCACGTGGTGAACTGTCACGCGCAACAGGAAGAGAGGATGGAAGTTCGTTCCGGTCctaaaattatcgaaataaCGGAAGAGAACTGCGATAGCTTTCACGAGAATTTAGAGTTTTTCTCGAGGCGGAGGGACACGGATCATACGGCGAACAAGTCCAACGTTGACACGCCACGGCATCCGATGGTCGATatggagaagaaggagaaaattcgCGGGGTCTCGATCAACGAGGTGCAAACCAAGCTGGAAGTAGTCGAGCCGGAGGTCTGTCGGGGCGAAGAAACCAGGATAGAGAAGACGACAGCGGGGGAGGCGGTCGTCAATGTTTCGAACAAGGTCTTCGACTCGTCATCATCTCAGCGCCCCGTGATCGTCAAGACTTTCGCGGAGAAGAACTTCGACCCAAGCAATACTCAGAACTGTCTTCCTTCTTCTAATCACGCGACGAACTTGCAAACGAACGGCGAGGTACCGACCAAGTCGTTCGACATGCCGTCGATCGATTACGAGGAACAAACGAGCTGCGAACGGGTGGTGGTCAAGCTGGAAAGAGACGAGAAATTATCGGATTGCATTTATACCCAGAAATCGCAGGCCAACGTACAGACGGGGGAGAAATCTTACAAGTGTCCGGACAAGGGGAGATATTCGGTGGAAAAGTTACATCCCGGAATAGAGAAtgtggttgaaaaattgaagaagaacgCGGCCGCTCTTCAGGACGTGCGAAATGGCGAGGACGAGGTGCGAAAGGTGGTCAATAAGCAAATTAACGCGGAACAGAATCGCGTTTGGAAGGTGGAAAATTGTTCGCAGAAAATTGAACGGATGAACGGCTGCGATGGTGAAAAACAAGCGTTGAAGTCCGAAAACTTGACGAAGAACGGCTTCGAGAACAGGGAGGTGCCGGAAAACCTGGTCACCGCGAAATCGCCGGTTTCTAAAAAGTTGAATActaaaaaattggagaacaaCAGTTACAATTcgccgaagaaaaattacgtgTTCAACAATTACACGTTGAACAATAACTTCGAGGAAAGATCGTCTCCGGTGAAACCTAAGCCGATGTCGCAGAATCCCACCGTCCCGAAAACCGAGGGAGTTACCCCCTCGCAGAGGGTTTACGATCCCGACAAAGAATACGTTTCCAAATTGACCACGTTGAAAAATGGCGAAGCTAAAGCAGCCGCGGCGATACTCGCCTCGAAGCAGTTGTCTTCCGCGGAAAACGTGAATTCGAACGCCTCGAAGTCGAAACCGATGGTCGACCTGAGCGGTCTCGAATTGCTCTCCAACAGCATCGAACAATTCGAACATTTGAAGCCCGACGCGCAAAacggggtaaaaaataataccgcCGAGGTGTCGAAATCGCCGACAAAATTGAAACCCGTGACGCCGCAGAGTgaaagcaacaacaacaacgtcgACAGTCCATTGGGACTTCTCTGCGCTCTGGCTGAGCAAAGATTTATGGAAGAAGTGGTGCAAGGCGGCGAAGAAGAACCAAAGAAACAACAAGCGGGTTTCGATAACTCCGAGGAGATATCGCGGGCGGGAAGAGTTTTGTTAAATTTGGGGAAGATCAACCCGGAGGTACGGCAGCTACGAGGcgagaagcgaaagcattcgAAGGACGAGAATTTggaaagtccgaaaaaattacGACTCGACAACGACTCCGTGACGGTCGTCGACGAGAGTCCGAAAAGTAGTTTGCAACTGTTGCAGATCACCGATAATTTCACTCACGGTAACAAAAGGCAGATGTTGGATCAAAAGGATAAGTGGATCGAATTCAAGGAGAAGACCAGACGGCAGATCGATTTCTCGGAGAGAAATGGGATCGCGTTAAATTCCGGGAAGAAGGACGCTCGGACCGACTGTTCAGCGGATCGGAAAGATCTTCAAtccaacgaaaaaattggcCGAACCGATCTACGGCTGAATCAGCAGCAACCCGTAACCACCGCTAACGTGAAAGTGGAGAACGGCCACCGGGTTCATCCGGAGTACAAAAAGAAGTACGAATACTATTTGCACGACTGCAAAGACTACTTCGCCcaaagtataataaattacCGCGCAAACGAATTCGCCACCGATTCGGAGGGTGAACACAGCGCAACGGAGAACGCCGACGTGGTATTCCAATCGGGGGCTGaactgaaaatcaaaagagcTTCCTTGTTCGACAAAGGAGGTTCCGAACGTCTGAATCCGGAGAAAGAAGAGTCCGCGGATTCTCATCACAAATACCGAAGTCTGAACGCCGACGCGGAGGCGAAGAAATTCGTCGCTCGAAAAGGTCACACCGACGGTGACACGGATTGGCCGAACATGGACGCTATGGAATTGGATATGAGGGTGAGGCTGGCCGACATTCAAAGAAAGTacaaagagaaacaaaaagaattgtCGAAACTCTCGCCGAAAAAAGACGACAAAAAGGGTCCAGGAAGACCCAGAAAAAAGAGCCACTCTTCGAG TTCGGAATGCGGGACGAACTTTTCATCACATCCGAACCAAGAGGGTGTCGATTGTCCGCAAAAATCGCCCATCCGTTCCTCGCCGGAAGTAGTGACGCCTCCGCTGACGTCAACGGTGGTAGGAATGCCGCGTTGTAACGTGAATTTAGTCAAACTTGGAGAGCCTAGAAGCCACATAAAGCTTCTAGACAGTATACCAAGCATTCCGATACCGGTTCCACCGGTTGCCTCGCCAATCACAGTCCTCCCGACGAGCACGATCCTGCAACAGCAGGACGACGATGACATGAAAAGTGTGACAAGG CTGGAATACGATACGTCCTCGCCGGCGCCCACCGTCACCGGACTCAGTTCCGcttcgaagaaacgaaaagtcgGAAGGCCGAGGAAACTGATGTGCGCTTCCGGCAGCGTCAGACATCTCACGGAGACGATCGTAgcgaaaaaaccgaagagcAAAGGCTCGTTGGTCGGGTATTTATTGGCAGCTAAAAACCGACATCTTCAAAACAAG TTCGTGAACAAAACGGGCTACACCCCCCTGCCATTTAAAACGGGTATATCCGCGTCGAAAGTGGGTCCTAAAGCGCAGCAGAAGAATTCTAAGCATTTGGCCAAGTCAAAAACGAAACCAGTGAAACAGACTCCGTTGCACAACAAGAGTGTGATAAGCTCTATAATCGCGGAAAAGGAAAAGTTCAGCAGTAATGCCAAATTGGAGAAACAGGGTAGTCGGATAAAGCCGAAATTGAAAGCGGAAGTGAAACTGAAAACTTGGGACGACGAAGAGAGGGGCGAATGGAATAATTTGCTGGAGAACGTTCCACCGGTGGAAATCGCTGCGCCGATGGTACCGGTGGATCTGGAGTCCGCCGAACGAGAAACTACGGAAATTTCCGTCGTCGAAAAATGCGGCGAAAGGGACAAAGAGAAgcacgaaaaatcgaagaagaagaaaagaaaatcttgcTCGTCCTCACCGAAAAGACGAAAATCCGGAGAGCGGGACTCCAAGGACTCGAAACggcgaaaatcgatcgaatgcAAGGAATGCAAGGAACACGCGAAAGTCGCGAAGACCGACAAGGccgataaaatggaaaaactggATAACGTGATCAACAGGTGCAAGCTAACCGCGGCGCACTTGGCCATCGATCAACTCAGAGTCCTCACGGCAATGGGCGGACTTTTTTACGCTGGAAGACTCAGCGCGGTTCAAGCACCGGATGTGTACGCCATAACTTTGGACGGGGAAAGGGGGAACAGGCCGCATATTCACCCCAGAGAGGAAATACTGAGAGACGCG ATTGTCGAAGTCTGCCCGAGTTCTACGAGCGAAATACCACCCGGAACGCGACTTTGCGCCTACTGGAGTCAGCAGTACAGATGTCTGTACCCTGGTACTTCCGTCGAACCTTCGGAACCCGACCCGgaactcgatgaaaaatttgtcagcGTCGAATTCGACGACGGAGACAGCGGGAGGATCGCTCTGGACGACATAAGGCTACTTCAGCCCGATTACCCGGTTGTCG AGTACGATCCGAATCCTCTCCTCACTCTGGGGAAACGTCGCAGACAGACCTCTTTGTCCACGGAAGAGAAGCGATCGTCGACCGGAAGTCAACCTCCGATCGCAAGTCCGGACGCTAAGTCATCCGCGTCGTCGAAAACCGAGGAGGGAGACTCTAAGCTCGCTGAAGAtcatcgcgagaaaaaaaggatgaagaaaaggaggagagatAAACTGAAAAGACTCCAGGAGGCACAAGAGGGGAAGAAGAAACACAGAAAGCACAAGTGCTGCGATGAACATAGAAAACACAAACACAGAAAGCACAGAAAACATCGGCACAGGCACAGCCATCACAGCAGCCACAGTAGCCACAGCGAAGGGAGTCATCACAG CGGCGGTGAAAGTTGTTCCGGTCAGAAAAGTGAGGAGGAGTCGTCGTCGAAACCCGAAGCTAAGGAGTCCGAGCCGGAAGTCCAGATCGAAGCAGAAAAACCGTTGGAGATTGAAGAGACGGAAGTGGAACAGGAAgtagaggaagaggaagtgACTGTGAAGGAGAATAAGCAAGATAAGACTAAAAAGGGTGATAAGAAAGCGAAATCTCGTGAGAGACAAGAGTCGGTGGAGAGTAGAAGTAAAATGGCCGCATTTTTGCCGGCGAGACAGCTATGGGGTTGGTCGGGTAAGGGATACCGTAGACCAGGTGCTAAGGGGAGAGCGAAGAAGCAGTTTTTCAAAGCAATAAAACGAGGTAGCGAAACCATCGAGATTGGCGACAGTGCGGTGTTCTTATCAACCGGAAGACCGGACAGACCTTACATAGGCAGAATAAAATCCATGTGGGAAACGTCCAGTTCTAACATGATCGTAAAAGTCAAGTGGTTTTATCACCCCGAAGAGACCGTCGGCTGTCCAACGAACCTCAAATACCCG gGCGCGCTTTTCGAGTCTCCTCACACGGACGAGAACGACGTGCAAACGATATCGCACAAATGCGAAGTTCTTCCGTTGGATcaatacgttgaaaaattgagtaaaGAACCGCACAGGTACTTGACGATATACGACAACAATGACATTTACTATTTAGCCGGTTACTACGACCCCACAACATACCTGTTGAACATGCAACCGGGTGTTGTTTGA